The proteins below are encoded in one region of Tessaracoccus aquimaris:
- a CDS encoding N-acetyltransferase, which translates to MDIRVASVAERPDLRAGFPDTDPWPAFMDEDETGMLYYSDPRTVHPQFCLIAYDAAEPDRAVARAYCVPFSWEGDPSRGELPGDGWDGVIRRAAIDRQLGREPNLVSALEITVSTTHQRAGLSALMLDEMRRRTAEAGFADLVAPVRPSAKHLAPDESIHDYARRVRADGLPEDPWLRVHARAGGRIVGVSTHAMAITGTLAQWRGWTGLPFDASGPVLVPGALVPVHCSVEHDYAVYIEPNVWVHHRLA; encoded by the coding sequence GTGGATATCCGCGTCGCCTCTGTGGCGGAGCGTCCCGACCTGCGCGCCGGGTTCCCGGATACCGACCCGTGGCCCGCGTTCATGGACGAGGACGAGACAGGGATGCTGTACTACAGCGACCCCCGCACCGTGCACCCGCAGTTCTGCCTGATTGCTTACGACGCCGCCGAGCCCGACCGTGCGGTGGCACGCGCATACTGCGTCCCGTTCTCATGGGAGGGTGACCCCTCCCGCGGCGAGCTGCCCGGCGACGGGTGGGACGGGGTGATCCGCCGCGCCGCGATCGACAGGCAACTTGGCAGGGAGCCCAACCTCGTGTCGGCCCTGGAGATCACCGTGTCGACCACGCACCAACGCGCTGGCCTTTCCGCGCTGATGCTCGACGAGATGCGGCGCAGGACCGCAGAGGCCGGGTTCGCCGACCTGGTGGCCCCGGTGAGGCCGAGCGCGAAGCACCTGGCACCCGACGAGTCGATCCACGACTACGCGCGCCGCGTCCGGGCCGACGGCCTGCCCGAAGACCCGTGGCTGCGGGTGCACGCAAGGGCGGGCGGCAGGATCGTCGGCGTCTCGACGCACGCGATGGCCATCACCGGAACGCTCGCGCAGTGGCGCGGCTGGACGGGGCTGCCGTTCGACGCGTCGGGCCCGGTGCTCGTGCCTGGGGCGCTCGTACCGGTGCACTGCAGCGTCGAGCACGACTACGCCGTCTACATCGAGCCCAACGTGTGGGTGCACCACCGACTGGCCTGA
- a CDS encoding amino acid deaminase/aldolase, whose product MVDDAAQLDLIDAVTPPAARPSIRVCLELDASWQAPPPLGRLGVWRSPLRTPGQVRALAEEVARRPGFTLVGLMAYEAQIAGVADRVPGRRAMNALVGWMKPRSGAELAARRAETVASVSQVADLAFVNGGGSGSVESTARDGSVTEIAAGSALFAGHYFDSYASFSPAPATGFALSVVRKPRPDCATVLGGGWIASGPPGPDRVPRVVSPEGLRMVPREMAGEVQTPLEGPAARSLRVGDRVWFRHAKSGELSEHVDEFAVVDGSSVVDRIPTYRGEGKAFL is encoded by the coding sequence ATGGTCGACGACGCCGCACAACTCGACCTGATCGACGCCGTGACGCCACCCGCGGCCCGCCCCTCCATCCGGGTCTGCCTTGAACTGGACGCCTCGTGGCAGGCCCCGCCCCCGCTCGGCAGGCTCGGCGTGTGGCGTTCCCCGCTGCGCACGCCCGGGCAGGTCCGGGCACTTGCCGAGGAGGTCGCACGCCGGCCCGGCTTCACCCTGGTGGGCCTGATGGCCTACGAGGCGCAGATCGCGGGCGTCGCCGACCGCGTCCCCGGACGCCGCGCCATGAACGCGCTCGTCGGATGGATGAAGCCCCGCTCCGGCGCCGAACTGGCGGCCCGCAGGGCCGAGACGGTGGCGTCCGTGTCCCAGGTCGCCGACCTCGCCTTCGTCAACGGCGGCGGCTCCGGCTCGGTCGAGTCGACGGCCCGCGACGGCTCCGTCACGGAGATCGCGGCAGGCAGCGCCCTGTTCGCCGGCCACTACTTCGACTCCTACGCCTCCTTCTCCCCCGCGCCCGCCACCGGCTTCGCGCTCTCGGTGGTCCGCAAGCCGCGGCCCGACTGCGCGACGGTGCTCGGCGGCGGCTGGATCGCGTCCGGGCCGCCCGGGCCCGACCGCGTGCCCCGCGTCGTGTCGCCCGAGGGGCTGCGGATGGTGCCGCGCGAGATGGCGGGCGAGGTCCAGACCCCGTTGGAGGGGCCGGCCGCCAGGTCGCTGCGCGTCGGCGACCGGGTGTGGTTCAGGCACGCCAAGTCGGGCGAACTGAGCGAACACGTCGACGAGTTCGCGGTCGTGGACGGGTCGTCCGTCGTCGACCGGATTCCCACCTACCGCGGCGAGGGGAAGGCCTTCCTATGA
- a CDS encoding AAA family ATPase, producing MYRTLAVAGYRSLRDVAISLGRVTVVTGPNGSGKSSLYRSLRLLAGCALGDAIGSLAREGGLESVLWAGPESLKGARRLGMTQGTARKNPISLRLGIGADGFSYLIDLGLPIPSHSAFCRDPEIKREALWAGPIMRAGTMIARRKGPRIEVRDEAWEELGFQLPTHASMLSDVPEARALRDDLAAWRFYDAMRTDADAPARQPRVGTRTFAMSSDGSDVAAALQTIIERGKHPVESHVADAFPGSDLGVRVSDGLFDIAMGQEGMLRPLGAAELSDGTLRYLMWLAALLAPVRPPLMAINEPENSLHPSLIAPLGRLIASASADTQIVVVTHSQGLVDSLTEALDEDDLTLVELGKDTGETVIEGQGLLSRPTWEWGRR from the coding sequence ATGTATCGCACCCTTGCCGTCGCCGGCTACCGGTCGCTGCGCGACGTCGCCATCTCGCTCGGCCGGGTCACGGTCGTCACCGGCCCGAACGGCTCGGGCAAGTCGAGCCTTTACCGATCGCTGCGGTTGCTCGCAGGCTGCGCGCTGGGCGACGCGATCGGCTCGCTCGCGCGCGAGGGCGGCCTCGAGTCGGTGCTATGGGCGGGTCCGGAGTCGCTGAAGGGGGCCCGCCGGCTCGGCATGACGCAGGGCACGGCGCGCAAGAACCCGATCTCGCTCAGGCTTGGCATCGGGGCCGACGGCTTCTCCTATCTGATCGACCTCGGGCTGCCGATCCCCTCGCATTCCGCGTTCTGCCGCGACCCCGAGATCAAGCGCGAGGCGCTGTGGGCCGGCCCGATCATGCGCGCGGGCACCATGATCGCCAGGCGCAAGGGGCCGCGGATCGAGGTCCGCGACGAGGCGTGGGAGGAGTTGGGCTTCCAGTTGCCGACGCACGCGTCGATGCTCAGCGACGTGCCGGAGGCGCGGGCGCTCAGAGACGACCTCGCCGCCTGGCGCTTCTACGACGCGATGCGCACCGACGCCGACGCCCCGGCCCGCCAACCCCGGGTCGGCACCAGGACCTTCGCGATGTCCTCCGACGGCTCCGACGTCGCCGCCGCGCTGCAGACCATCATCGAGCGCGGCAAGCATCCGGTTGAGAGCCACGTCGCCGACGCGTTCCCCGGCAGCGACCTCGGCGTCCGGGTCTCCGACGGCCTGTTCGACATCGCCATGGGACAGGAGGGCATGCTCCGTCCGCTCGGGGCGGCGGAACTCTCCGACGGGACGCTGCGCTACCTGATGTGGCTGGCCGCGCTGCTCGCGCCGGTCAGACCGCCCCTGATGGCGATCAACGAGCCGGAGAACAGCCTGCATCCCTCACTGATCGCGCCGCTCGGCCGGCTGATCGCGTCGGCCTCGGCCGACACGCAGATCGTGGTGGTGACGCACTCGCAGGGCCTTGTCGACTCGCTGACCGAGGCCCTCGACGAGGACGACCTGACGCTCGTCGAGTTGGGGAAGGACACCGGCGAGACGGTGATCGAGGGCCAGGGGCTGCTCAGCCGCCCGACGTGGGAGTGGGGCCGCCGCTAG
- a CDS encoding aldo/keto reductase → MHKDLRLNDGSDLPALGFGLYKVAPEVTGEVVVAGFEAGYRLVDGAEFYHNESEVGEGLRRVDRDLLTVTSKFWGEESQDRDAVLRAFDASESALGTSIDVYMIHWPRPKRNQYVDVWRTLVELRDQGRVRTIGVSNFAQPHLERLIDETGVVPAVNQVESHPWLPQHDLRAFHDANDIITQAWSPLGRGRLLADPTIGQIADRVGVSPAQVIIRWHLQLGGALIPKSTNPERLRENLDVYGFELTDADMAAIAGLETGERTGTHPDDRN, encoded by the coding sequence ATGCACAAAGACCTGAGGCTCAACGACGGCAGCGACCTCCCAGCCCTCGGCTTCGGCCTGTACAAGGTGGCGCCCGAGGTGACGGGCGAGGTGGTCGTCGCCGGATTCGAGGCGGGCTACCGGTTGGTCGACGGCGCCGAGTTCTACCACAACGAGTCCGAGGTGGGGGAGGGGCTGCGCCGCGTCGACCGCGACCTGCTCACCGTCACCTCAAAGTTCTGGGGCGAGGAGAGCCAGGACCGCGACGCGGTGCTGCGCGCCTTCGACGCCTCGGAGTCAGCGCTCGGCACCTCCATCGACGTGTACATGATCCACTGGCCGCGCCCCAAGCGGAACCAGTACGTCGACGTGTGGCGCACCCTCGTCGAGTTGCGCGACCAGGGACGGGTCCGCACCATCGGCGTGTCGAACTTCGCGCAGCCCCACCTCGAGCGGCTCATCGACGAGACGGGGGTGGTGCCAGCCGTCAACCAGGTTGAGTCGCACCCGTGGCTGCCGCAGCACGACCTGCGCGCGTTCCACGACGCCAACGACATCATCACGCAGGCGTGGAGCCCGCTCGGCAGGGGCAGGCTGCTCGCCGATCCGACGATCGGACAGATCGCCGACCGGGTCGGCGTCTCGCCCGCGCAGGTGATCATCCGCTGGCACCTGCAACTCGGCGGCGCGCTGATCCCCAAGTCGACCAACCCGGAGCGGCTCCGCGAGAACCTCGACGTCTACGGCTTCGAACTGACCGACGCCGACATGGCCGCGATCGCGGGCCTCGAGACGGGCGAGCGCACCGGAACGCACCCCGACGACAGGAACTGA
- a CDS encoding FtsX-like permease family protein: MSVLRLLILGTRRGWGRLAGIVVGVAVGVVLALLLVAGSNALETRDVRASWLTPSVGDVGEASPSDALAAPMIDTYEGRNITRLDVAIPADATVRLPGLDTPTPGTYLASPALQKLIDSTPGDDLGERYGTPAGTIPADLLAGPDSLAVVVGASALDLSMVSSAGPVESFGGEAYGGNQNYQTLAMIGALALLIPAFLLVSVATSLGAAARSERWQTLLTIGAPRRTVKRIAVAEATGTATVGAALGVAAFFALRPVLALLPVDGQRLVASDLTVPLPTIVALAVVVILGAVLAAARGARRTGTSTATHAVFEKRPSIWRLTPLLAGIAIFSLVNVFAKAIPVPLAIPVVGCFALLAVGLLVAGPYFTWLSGAALARLTGTGSGVIASRRIVRTPRAGFRSVAGLVVATFIITVFAFATSAHVGDGDFTSKPLMPADAVAAAVHPGSDLTPGAADEALRRVPGVTAVYFTYTDGEGVYLDGAAARALTGGAFTGDVAELVGGVYSLTPDPPALKEAHVATLDGMAVGDIVVRTDAEPDAIERARTALLSLHGVDRSVGAWTRAESMHFADSDLASQFTEIGRLAIVIVTGLAAAVLTVSTIAALYDRKRTFGLLQLIGMPSNTLRRVISWETLAPLLSIVVPAIALGWFTAYMLITTLSGRTIGWPDSLLLISLAATAVMAVIAIAIASRVGIRLARASENTHQE; this comes from the coding sequence ATGTCCGTGCTGCGTCTGCTGATCCTCGGGACGCGCCGCGGCTGGGGTCGGCTCGCCGGGATCGTCGTCGGCGTTGCCGTCGGCGTGGTGCTCGCGCTGCTGCTCGTCGCGGGCTCGAACGCGTTGGAGACCCGCGACGTCCGGGCCTCCTGGCTCACGCCGTCGGTCGGCGACGTCGGCGAGGCGAGCCCGAGCGACGCGCTCGCCGCTCCCATGATCGACACCTACGAGGGCAGGAACATCACGCGCCTCGACGTTGCCATCCCGGCCGACGCGACGGTCCGGCTCCCCGGCCTGGACACCCCGACCCCGGGCACCTACCTGGCCTCCCCTGCGCTGCAGAAGTTGATCGACTCGACGCCAGGCGACGACCTCGGCGAGCGCTACGGCACCCCCGCTGGCACCATCCCGGCCGACCTGCTTGCCGGGCCCGATTCCCTCGCGGTGGTCGTCGGCGCGAGCGCCCTCGACCTCTCGATGGTCTCGTCCGCCGGACCCGTGGAGAGCTTCGGCGGCGAGGCCTACGGCGGCAACCAGAACTATCAGACCCTCGCAATGATCGGGGCGCTTGCCCTGCTGATCCCCGCCTTCTTGCTGGTGTCGGTCGCCACCTCGCTCGGGGCGGCGGCGCGTTCGGAGCGGTGGCAGACGCTGCTCACGATCGGGGCGCCGCGCAGGACCGTCAAGCGGATCGCCGTCGCCGAGGCGACCGGCACCGCAACCGTCGGTGCTGCGCTCGGCGTCGCGGCATTCTTCGCGCTGCGCCCCGTGCTCGCGCTGCTCCCCGTCGACGGCCAACGCCTGGTCGCCTCGGACCTGACGGTGCCGCTTCCCACCATCGTCGCGCTCGCGGTGGTCGTCATCCTCGGCGCGGTCCTTGCGGCCGCCCGCGGGGCGCGACGCACCGGCACCTCCACCGCCACGCACGCGGTGTTCGAGAAGCGCCCGAGCATCTGGCGGCTGACGCCGCTCCTCGCGGGCATTGCGATCTTCTCCCTGGTCAACGTCTTCGCGAAGGCGATCCCGGTGCCGCTGGCGATCCCCGTCGTCGGCTGCTTCGCGCTGCTGGCCGTCGGACTGCTGGTCGCGGGGCCGTACTTCACCTGGCTGTCCGGTGCGGCGCTTGCCCGGCTGACCGGCACGGGTTCCGGGGTGATCGCGTCGCGACGGATCGTCCGCACGCCCCGCGCCGGGTTCCGCTCCGTGGCGGGCCTCGTGGTGGCGACCTTCATCATCACGGTGTTCGCGTTCGCCACCTCGGCGCACGTCGGCGACGGCGACTTCACCTCGAAGCCGCTGATGCCTGCCGACGCGGTCGCCGCGGCCGTGCACCCCGGCTCGGATCTCACACCGGGGGCCGCCGACGAGGCGCTGCGGAGGGTGCCGGGCGTGACGGCCGTCTACTTCACCTACACCGATGGCGAGGGCGTCTACCTCGACGGCGCCGCCGCGCGGGCGCTCACGGGCGGCGCCTTCACCGGCGACGTCGCGGAACTGGTGGGCGGCGTGTACAGCCTCACCCCGGATCCGCCCGCGCTCAAGGAGGCCCACGTCGCGACGCTGGACGGCATGGCCGTCGGCGACATCGTGGTGCGCACCGACGCCGAGCCGGACGCGATCGAGCGGGCCCGGACCGCGCTGCTCTCCCTGCACGGGGTCGACCGGTCGGTCGGCGCGTGGACCCGCGCCGAGTCGATGCACTTCGCCGACAGCGACCTGGCCTCGCAGTTCACCGAGATCGGCCGCCTCGCGATCGTGATCGTCACGGGCCTCGCCGCCGCGGTGCTCACCGTCAGCACGATCGCCGCCCTGTACGACCGCAAGCGGACCTTCGGCCTGCTGCAACTGATCGGCATGCCGTCGAACACGCTCCGCAGGGTGATCTCCTGGGAGACCCTCGCGCCGCTGCTGAGCATCGTGGTGCCAGCCATCGCGCTCGGCTGGTTCACGGCGTACATGCTCATCACCACGCTGTCCGGCCGAACGATCGGCTGGCCCGACTCGCTGCTGCTCATCTCGCTGGCCGCGACCGCCGTGATGGCCGTGATCGCCATCGCGATCGCCTCGCGGGTCGGCATCCGGCTCGCGCGCGCGTCCGAGAACACCCATCAAGAATGA
- a CDS encoding D-arabinono-1,4-lactone oxidase, with product MSNTVWRNWSRTYEVTPVRLASPTSLQDLVSAVQAAITEGLHVKAVGAGHSFSPIAEAAGLQVNLDRMSGLLSIDKARRQVTLGAGTRLHQIPALLAPHGLAMENLGDIDTQSIAGAISTGTHGTGAGFRGIAAQVVGAVLVTGTGDVLRVNAEHNAHLLPAVALGLGALGILAEVTIACVDAFDLTAVERPEPIEAVLENLPERAAEADHFEFFWFPHTETALTKVNTRRPSGEERSPLSRARRWFDDDLLSNDVFRATCAVGRAVPAVVPLINRAVGHLTGHRSFSDASTNVFTTHRNVRFTEMEYAIPAEQAADAFREVRRAIERNGWRISFPVEVRFAAADDLWLSTAHGRATAYVAVHRVVGEDAGDYFRTVESIMRARGGRPHWGKMHWRSAADLAPSYPRFEDFRALRAGLDPQGIFSNNYLTRVLG from the coding sequence ATGAGCAACACCGTGTGGCGCAACTGGTCACGCACCTATGAGGTCACGCCCGTCCGGCTGGCGAGCCCCACATCCCTGCAGGACCTGGTCTCGGCGGTGCAGGCGGCCATCACCGAGGGCCTGCACGTCAAGGCCGTCGGCGCCGGGCACAGCTTCAGCCCGATCGCGGAGGCGGCAGGCCTGCAGGTCAACCTCGACCGGATGAGCGGGCTGCTGTCGATCGACAAGGCGAGGCGGCAGGTCACCCTGGGCGCGGGCACCAGGCTGCACCAGATCCCCGCGCTGCTCGCCCCCCACGGCCTCGCCATGGAGAACCTCGGCGACATCGACACCCAGTCGATCGCGGGCGCCATCTCGACCGGCACGCACGGCACCGGGGCGGGGTTCCGGGGCATCGCCGCGCAGGTGGTGGGGGCGGTGCTCGTGACGGGCACCGGCGACGTGCTGCGGGTCAACGCAGAGCACAACGCGCACCTGTTGCCCGCGGTGGCGCTCGGCCTTGGGGCGCTCGGGATCCTCGCCGAGGTCACCATCGCGTGCGTCGACGCCTTCGACCTGACGGCGGTCGAACGCCCCGAGCCGATCGAGGCCGTGCTGGAGAACCTTCCCGAGCGCGCAGCAGAGGCCGACCACTTCGAGTTCTTCTGGTTCCCGCACACCGAAACGGCCCTGACGAAGGTCAACACCCGGCGCCCCTCGGGAGAGGAGCGCTCCCCGTTGTCGAGGGCGAGGCGCTGGTTCGACGACGACCTGCTCTCCAACGACGTCTTCCGCGCCACCTGCGCCGTCGGCAGGGCGGTGCCCGCCGTCGTGCCGCTGATCAACCGCGCCGTCGGGCACCTGACGGGGCACCGCAGCTTCTCGGACGCCTCCACCAACGTCTTCACGACCCACCGCAACGTGCGCTTCACCGAGATGGAGTACGCCATCCCCGCAGAACAGGCCGCCGACGCCTTCCGCGAGGTGCGCCGCGCGATCGAGCGCAACGGGTGGCGGATCTCGTTCCCCGTCGAGGTGCGGTTCGCGGCGGCCGACGACCTGTGGCTGTCGACGGCGCACGGCAGGGCGACCGCCTATGTCGCGGTGCACCGCGTGGTCGGCGAGGACGCGGGAGACTATTTCCGCACCGTCGAGTCGATCATGCGGGCCCGCGGCGGAAGGCCACACTGGGGCAAGATGCATTGGCGTTCGGCGGCCGACCTGGCCCCGTCGTACCCCCGCTTCGAGGACTTCCGGGCGCTTCGCGCGGGACTCGACCCGCAGGGCATCTTCTCCAACAACTACCTCACGCGAGTGCTGGGCTGA
- a CDS encoding ABC transporter ATP-binding protein, with translation MTQLAQVETPSRTLPLISARGLHRHHGQTHALRGVDVTIRRGEIVAIMGPSGSGKSTLLHCLAGVITPDEGHVQVSGTRVSDLDEDRRAEFRLTELGFVFQFGQLLPELSAEDNVALPLMLAGTRRAKAVERARVWLGRMGLEGLERRLPAEMSGGQAQRVALARALVNDPAVLFADEPTGALDSLTAEKVMTTLTELARGTGTTLVIVTHDARVASYSDREIFIRDGRVTNPDIEGDL, from the coding sequence ATGACCCAACTCGCACAGGTGGAAACGCCGAGCAGGACGCTGCCCCTGATCTCCGCGAGGGGGCTCCACAGGCATCACGGACAGACCCACGCCCTGCGCGGCGTCGACGTCACCATCCGACGCGGCGAGATCGTGGCGATCATGGGCCCGTCGGGATCGGGCAAGTCGACGCTGCTGCACTGCCTCGCTGGCGTGATCACCCCCGACGAGGGCCACGTCCAGGTCAGCGGCACCCGCGTGAGCGACCTCGACGAGGATCGGCGCGCCGAGTTCCGGCTGACGGAACTGGGGTTCGTCTTCCAGTTCGGCCAGTTGCTCCCCGAACTGAGCGCCGAGGACAACGTCGCGCTCCCCCTGATGCTCGCGGGCACCCGGCGCGCCAAGGCCGTCGAGCGGGCGCGCGTCTGGCTTGGCCGGATGGGCCTGGAGGGCCTGGAACGCCGACTGCCCGCCGAGATGTCCGGGGGCCAGGCGCAGCGGGTCGCGCTTGCCCGCGCGCTCGTCAACGACCCTGCGGTGCTGTTCGCCGACGAGCCGACCGGGGCGCTCGATTCGCTGACGGCCGAGAAGGTCATGACGACGCTGACCGAACTGGCCCGCGGTACCGGCACCACGCTCGTCATCGTCACCCACGACGCCCGGGTCGCCTCCTACAGCGACCGCGAGATCTTCATCCGCGACGGCCGCGTCACCAACCCCGACATCGAAGGCGACCTCTGA
- a CDS encoding PadR family transcriptional regulator has protein sequence MDTSLAFLGLVEAQPGHGYELKQRYDEYFGDAKPLAFGQVYKTLARLARDGLIEMAGMEDGSGPSRKHYRGLPDGRKRVIEWLMTPDAEENASRTNLYAKVVIALLLGEDATRILNAQRSALLDTMRTLTRAKQSAPLLDVLAHDQALLRTEADLRWIDLAEARLNDVKETLS, from the coding sequence GTGGACACTTCCCTTGCGTTTCTCGGGCTCGTCGAGGCCCAACCCGGACACGGGTACGAACTGAAACAGCGCTACGACGAATACTTCGGCGACGCGAAACCGCTCGCCTTCGGGCAGGTGTACAAGACGCTCGCCCGACTCGCCAGAGACGGCCTGATCGAGATGGCGGGCATGGAGGACGGCTCCGGCCCATCGCGCAAGCACTACCGCGGCCTTCCCGACGGCCGCAAGCGTGTCATCGAATGGCTGATGACCCCCGACGCGGAAGAAAACGCGTCGCGCACCAACCTCTACGCCAAGGTCGTCATCGCCCTGCTGCTCGGCGAGGACGCCACCCGCATCCTGAACGCCCAGCGCAGCGCGCTCCTCGACACCATGAGGACCCTGACAAGGGCGAAACAGAGCGCGCCACTGCTCGACGTGCTCGCGCACGACCAGGCACTACTGCGCACCGAGGCCGACCTTCGATGGATCGACCTGGCCGAGGCGCGACTCAACGACGTGAAGGAGACCCTCTCATGA
- a CDS encoding MFS transporter, translating to MSVEAGTELDPLHREPVSKVWLLLFALAWFGFWLLIMLPGQFLIVKLASVINPADKVAIGSFLIFEMAAIIVIGVPVIGWLCDRTRTRFGRRRTWALAGVIVATIPFAFVGHQSTWQGAALLLGVVALGESALLVSLSAVIADRVPEAQRGRASAAMGLPQVIALALGMVIVTMLVTDVGQSWMLLAVMALVSTLPFLFAYPDASPAAPERRPGAFRWRPSALHGYRDLGWAGLSRVLVNAGNLVGTTYLLYFLSDELKVADPDTSLLVLTLVYLVGCAVATWAGGVLTDRWRARKVLVAVCAGLQALAALILALVPSWSASIVAAVLLGVGYGAFLSVDQALLTDVLPDPETRARDLGVVNSAQHLPIAPVVGWAVLSIAGYSELYLVAAAIMALGGFAVFRIRSVR from the coding sequence ATGAGCGTCGAGGCGGGCACCGAACTGGACCCGCTGCACCGCGAACCCGTCAGCAAGGTGTGGCTGCTGCTGTTCGCGCTCGCCTGGTTCGGGTTCTGGCTGCTGATCATGCTGCCCGGCCAGTTCCTGATCGTGAAACTCGCAAGCGTGATCAACCCGGCGGACAAGGTCGCCATCGGATCGTTCCTGATCTTCGAGATGGCCGCGATCATCGTGATCGGCGTGCCCGTGATCGGCTGGCTGTGCGACCGGACCCGCACCCGCTTCGGCAGGCGCAGGACCTGGGCGTTGGCGGGCGTGATCGTCGCGACGATCCCGTTCGCCTTCGTCGGGCACCAGAGCACCTGGCAGGGCGCCGCCCTGCTGCTCGGCGTCGTGGCGCTCGGCGAGTCGGCGCTGCTTGTGTCGCTGTCGGCCGTGATCGCCGACCGGGTCCCAGAGGCGCAGCGCGGGCGCGCGTCCGCCGCCATGGGGCTGCCCCAGGTGATCGCGCTCGCGCTCGGCATGGTGATCGTGACGATGCTTGTCACCGACGTCGGGCAGAGTTGGATGCTGCTGGCCGTGATGGCGCTCGTCTCGACGCTGCCCTTCCTGTTCGCCTACCCCGACGCCTCCCCCGCTGCGCCGGAGCGCAGGCCGGGCGCGTTCCGGTGGCGGCCCTCAGCGCTGCACGGCTACCGCGACCTCGGCTGGGCGGGGCTGTCGCGGGTGCTGGTCAACGCGGGCAACCTCGTCGGCACCACCTACCTGCTGTACTTCCTCTCCGACGAGTTGAAGGTGGCCGACCCGGACACGTCCCTGCTCGTCCTGACGCTTGTCTACCTGGTCGGCTGCGCCGTCGCGACGTGGGCTGGCGGCGTGCTGACCGACCGGTGGCGCGCCCGCAAGGTGCTGGTGGCGGTGTGCGCGGGCCTGCAGGCGCTCGCGGCCCTGATCCTGGCGCTCGTCCCGTCGTGGAGCGCAAGCATCGTCGCGGCGGTGCTGCTCGGCGTCGGCTACGGCGCCTTCCTCTCGGTTGACCAGGCCCTTCTGACCGACGTGCTGCCCGACCCGGAGACGCGCGCCCGCGACCTCGGCGTGGTCAACTCGGCACAGCACCTCCCGATCGCCCCGGTGGTCGGCTGGGCCGTGCTGTCCATTGCGGGGTACTCCGAGTTGTACCTCGTGGCCGCTGCCATCATGGCGTTGGGCGGCTTCGCCGTCTTCCGCATCAGGTCGGTGCGATGA